A DNA window from Synchiropus splendidus isolate RoL2022-P1 chromosome 2, RoL_Sspl_1.0, whole genome shotgun sequence contains the following coding sequences:
- the LOC128754007 gene encoding carboxypeptidase Z-like, which translates to MAFAASLLFLLLFKSAWCAPQQPCYPGDEFLGRCSNSASDAKPTCTELNLGYCNDMDYSRTIFPNILGHRTRVEAESGPEYLLLSVIHGLLNGECSPDIRLVGCSVLASPCRNDRMVKPCRSTCEALRKDCSHAFESIDMAWPYFLDCDRFFASDQEGCFDPLAGLKARQEQTLSNLSPEEPSTIIQFTYTSNSQMYSLLKRTAAKCSHIAHVYSIGRSTEGRDLMVIEFSNDPGRHELLEPEIKLIGNMHGNEVLGRQLLIYLAQYLCSEYILGNQRVQTIINTTRIHLLASMNPDGYELAASEVADSSDPELAEQEGHLLNGWTNGRNNAQNLDLNRNFPDLTSVFYLNRRSRHFRIDHIPIPDSYWFGKVAPETYAVMKWIRSLPFVQSASLHGGELVVSYPFDLSRHPHEEKMLSPTPDEQVFKQLARTYADAHATMANNDTDRCGASFYRTRGIINGAQWYSFAGGMSDFNYLHTNCMEITVELGCDKFPAEAELYPEWKRNKEALLSFMESVHRGLKGVVKDVNGNGIKGATVTVRGIRKDVTTAEDGDYWRLLNPGTHILTATARGYSRVSKRVHLPQNMNKAGRVDFTLQKVPVEPDIDDHLFPTVDTWDRFDPYNQFERFNDPDLAAGGPEREEKPWWWNYFAQSGISPPNWLLRNV; encoded by the exons ATGGCTTTCGCTGCTTCGCTGCTGTTTCTACTCCTCTTCAAGAGCGCGTGGTGCGCGCCGCAACAGCCCTGTTACCCCGGAGACGAGTTTTTGG GAAGATGCAGCAACAGCGCGTCCGATGCAAAAC CCACCTGCACAGAACTCAACTTGGGCTACTGTAATGACATGGACTACTCTCG GACTATATTTCCAAACATTCTCGGCCACCGAACTCGAGTGGAAGCCGAGTCCGGGCCGGAGTACCTCCTCCTCAGTGTCATTCATGGCCTTCTGAACGGAGAGTGCTCGCCCGATATCCGGCTGGTGGGCTGCTCCGTGCTGGCCTCGCCCTGCCGGAACGACAGGATGGTCAAGCCGTGCCGCAGCACCTGCGAGGCCCTCAGGAAGGACTGCAGCCACGCCTTCGAGTCCATCGACATGGCCTGGCCGTACTTCCTGGACTGCGACCGCTTCTTCGCAAGTGACCAAGAAGGCTGCTTTGACCCACTGGCAGGATTGAAGG CAAGACAGGAGCAAACTTTGTCCAACCTGTCACCTGAGGAACCCAGCACCATCATCCAGTTCACCTACACATCAAACTCTCAGATGTACAGCTTGCTGAAGAGAACGGCCGCCAAGTGCTCCCACATCGCTCATGTCTACAGTATTGGACGCAGCACTGAAGGTCGGGACCTGATGGTCATCGAGTTCAGCAACGATCCCGGACGCCACGAGCTGC TGGAGCCAGAGATCAAGCTCATCGGCAACATGCACGGGAATGAAGTCCTGGGCCGCCAGCTGCTCATCTACCTGGCCCAGTACCTGTGCTCCGAGTACATTCTTGGTAACCAGCGTGTTCAGACTATCATCAACACCACCCGCATCCACCTTCTGGCCTCGATGAACCCCGACGGTTATGAGTTGGCAGCATCAGAGGTAGCAGACAGCAGCGACCCCGAGCTCGCCGAACAGGAA GGTCACTTGCTGAATGGATGGACAAATGGACGGAATAACGCCCAGAACCTTGACCTGAACCGAAACTTCCCCGACCTTACATCCGTCTTCTACTTAAACCGAAGAAGCAGACACTTCCGCATCGACCACATCCCGATCCCTGATTCGTACTGGTTTGGAAAG GTGGCGCCAGAGACCTACGCTGTGATGAAGTGGATCAGGTCACTGCCTTTTGTTCAGTCTGCCAGCCTTCATGGAGGTGAGCTGGTGGTCTCCTACCCCTTTGACCTCTCCAGACACCCACATGAGGAGAAGATGCTGTCGCCCACTCCAGATGAGCAG GTCTTCAAGCAGCTGGCGCGCACTTACGCGGATGCGCACGCCACCATGGCGAATAATGACACGGACCGATGTGGGGCCTCTTTCTACCGGACCAGGGGGATCATCAACGGGGCGCAGTGGTACAGCTTTGCTGGAG GCATGTCTGACTTCAACTACCTGCACACCAACTGCATGGAGATCACCGTGGAGCTGGGCTGCGACAAGTTCCCCGCGGAGGCCGAACTTTACCCCGAGTGGAAGAGGAACAAGGAAGCTCTGCTCAGCTTCATGGAGTCG GTGCATCGAGGGTTGAAGGGGGTGGTGAAAGATGTGAACGGAAACGGAATAAAAGGTGCCACAGTCACTGTGAGGGGCATCAGAAAAGATGTCACGACAG ctgaagacgGCGACTACTGGCGACTTCTCAATCCCGGCACTCACATCCTGACAGCCACAGCCAGAGGTTACTCCCGAGTGAGCAAGAGGGTCCAcctgcctcagaacatgaacaaagCCGGACGTGTGGACTTCACCCTGCAGAAG gttcCCGTCGAGCCAGATATCGATGACCACCTCTTCCCAACCGTTGACACTTGGGATCGGTTTGACCCCTACAACCAGTTTGAACGCTTCAACGATCCGGATTTAGCAGCGGGAGGACCCGAGCGAGAGGAGAAGCCCTGGTGGTGGAACTACTTCGCCCAGTCTGGCATCTCACCTCCAAACTGGCTCCTGAGAAACGTATAG